From Erigeron canadensis isolate Cc75 chromosome 5, C_canadensis_v1, whole genome shotgun sequence:
TAGTTTCTTCAATTCATTCGAGTACTCCATCATTATGTCCCTGCAAACCTCCGGCAATTCCTCATAGGGCGGAGGGGTAGGAGCCATAATCGAAGCAAAAGTGTCCCTCCATCCAGCCACAGACGAGAAATACAGATCGAAATTGGAGTTATACACCACTGCTTTAGATGCATCTCTtgtgtagaactttttcttcaCCTCAACATCTTGCTCATGGAATCTACGGACACCGTTGAGCATTTCCTCCATCACGCTCATCGGTATCCCGTGATTCGTTACATAAAATATTCCTATATCTTCTGAAGCTCTACGGATCTTCTCAACTGTTGATGATCTATTGGTGGAACCTAGATCTATCGTTGGAATTATTTCCAAACAGTTGACGGCCGCCGGGGCCTTGGGATTTAAGATTTCTGGTGGATGCATAAACATCCGAGGGATTTCTCGGATTCCTGCATCCACCAGACCTTTCACACCAGCTTTCGTTTCGTCGAAAGCTTTAACTTCGGCTAGTCGGTCATATGGTGGGACAATGGAGGAAGCCATATTGTTGTTCTGGTCGATAGTTATTGCTTCTAGCTAGGATGATAAGTAATTAACTTGCTGTTATATGTGCATGCCCACTCACTGATTATATAGACATGTATATATGGATGGTGAACATGTAGTTAATATACAATTAACGTTTATGTGATTAATTGgttattaagttttttaaacaaaaacaataattaaatgattatgtattgatataaataattaatatattcgATGGTGCATGTGGTCGCTTACTCGCTTCACGtggttaatatataattagCGTGTATGCACATGATTAATTAGTAGGTGCATAAGTAATCTAAGTAAAAACAATAGATGATCGATTAttatatactccctccgtcctaatttaattaaatgtcaaaatttGACTTGTTGAGTCTTTCTTCTCTTATTTTGACcgtaattatttttgtttgtataatatcatacctaacaaaagttatatcaatgaaaaatacatctaaaGTTCAATCTATCCATATATGTTACATCAATTATCGTATTACACACATAAAacaatttacggtcaaagttacgaaagaaagacttcaaaagtcaaaataggacatttaaattggaacGGAGGGAGTACTGTATTGATTTTTAACTagcccgcgcgatgcggcgatACTTGTAACAATCGTGGTTCCTGACCTTTTGACCATATGTACAATTTAACTAACTATCGAGTTGACCAATATAGTTCAAGTACAATTTGGAGTTCATGTAAGTGTAATGTGTCCAAATAGATCAATTTATCGTTTAAGATATATGTGCTAGTCGATATCATCGTTGGTGCAAATCGAACCTAAACCTTGAGATGACATTTATATCTAATTGGCTTTACGGTACTAGATGACATTAAATCTAGTTAGCAACATGAAATGGATCCTCCATGGGtcaaacccatgacccatcACCCAACTAACTTCCTTATTTATCCAACCATCCATTCATTCCTTCCCTTATCTTTTCTTCCTTCCTTTCTTCTtacaagaaaaacacacacacacacaaatgtctttctctctctaagattCTTACACCAAGATTATGGTTTCAAATTGGATTAGTGCTAGAAACATCATCTATTACATCTCCTTTGCATCATATCAAGATTTGGGTCATCAAAAAAGTGCAAAAATCCTCCATTTGGGTCAATTTTCGGGTTTGAACAATTGTGGTGATTTTGGTAAGTCAAGTTCCTCCCAAATcgattattttatgtttgtaaactTGATTATAGTCATAACTAACAAAACTTGGGACAAAAATCGGGTCAAAACCCTAAAGAGggcaaaattagggtttatgttACTAAAATTAGGTCAACAAACGATTTGAGTCAAGATTGATGTTATGAATCAAGATTatgatgtgggttatgtttaatgatgttaaaatatgtttgatttatgtataaaaatgtGTCTTGGAGCTTCCTTAGTCGATCTTGAAGTCAAGAATCTGCCCAGTCAGAGCACGAACGCTCAGACAGACGCACCGTGCTTGTGGCCGTGCTATGTGCCCAGTTCTTCCCGTACTGCAGACGCTCACACGGCCGACCGTGCGAGCAGCCGCAGTATTTCTGTTCCTTCCCCAActttttcgttcggttatcggtcgacttttaatgatccaaaacttgtttattggtcttatattaacatactaaggttaacaaaattggttaaacacaattctaaacactttgattttcaagtggaattttggtgctaagtcattgaaccgtgtctaaccaaaactcttcatttgtcatttaaacgttctcgaatgacttataaaacatctttaggggaaattgtggtatagtataactagtattgaccatgtcttgtattgtgacatatattgttaggttgtggacttttgacgaccattgggcattcgtagcttgatattaacttgctattgccgatcaaggtgagttcgtagctccctactcgtttgagattcgggctgaaaagtgtacaacctttgtgtgATTACTTGTTTGTTTGTACAATTATGTGTttccttgattgatgacatagttcaattgtgcatacgtttgatttccttgatgatgacatgacttgattgtgcatatgttgagtgtcttgagtgatgacattatttgattgatggaattgttaacgtgtaaatacgtggttattatatgattattgtatgtgcaTGTTTGGTTGATTATCAGGTTAGTCGTGCATATATGGAAGACGGTAATACtttcgaaaggttggagatgtggtgggaaggctgcgggtgaccctatatataagcatcaaaggcctttcaaaagtagtatcgtacgaagtatatacacatagtgTTTGTTCCTGGGTGGgcattgatggtcatggtgcaattgagtacaatgaagtacattacgcacaattgagtacaatcaggtacattacgtgtagttgagtgcaattgagggacattgatagacatgttgggcgttatagaacttgttagatacttcttgatatcattattacttgttcttgtttactaagcgtattctaaataccttgcgtagttcattatgtgagtacatatgtgagggtcattgatggacattgattgattatgtattgtttgagtatgattgatttatttatgattagggtagttgtacatacatggaagacgatgatacatttaatgagttggagatgtggtgggaaggctgcgggtgaccctgtatacaaacatctaagattccttaaatgtaaagtcgtatgaaatgtatgtgcattgtgcatggttgagttgatggacatgatgacaataaacgggtacttacgtacttgatgacattaaacgggtacttacgtacttgatgacattaaacgggtacttatgtacttgatgacattaaacgggtacttatgtacttgatgacattaaacgggtacttatgtacttgatgacaatattgatgacaatagagggacaatgtgtgcatgtgcaataaactggtgctatacgtacttgatgacaattggatgacatgagaacaattgagggacattgatggacatgTCTGGCATTTTAGAAATTgatggatatttgttgatgtcgacattctgtgttcttgtgcattatgtgtgttcTAGTTATGGTATGATTGtgcaatggatacatgtgggTCCAGGTTGCGTTACGAGCCAACCTATATTGAGTACTTGCGCCTTTTAATgacttactgtaagtgtgttccttgttcatttgcttagttcatattgtgaatggctttggcattagatcctcgtcattcgcccctacgaactcaccaacctagtgttgaccttgtttagtacacttttcaggtaaccttgtgaatccaagacgtgatggttgatggatgcttgcgctagagtttgggcttagtcttacatggatcaaggattcatttgcctctatttgcattatgctttatgtacttgtttgttaatgatggattcaccgaatccctttattttcatatagttcatgtcctacgataatcccatgcatacgctatatcttttcagtagtatttcgagcctagctcggggtgttacaatactGACAAGTGACAATGGgcgttggtggtggtgacgacaGCTGTAACGATAGcgataattaatttaaaattaattgatttaaaagaagataattatagttattttgtAGGTTGAAAATACgttatatgttataaataatttcattaaaggtatttatagttatattagGGAGAAGGGTGCAGTCAACAATATGAATCGGCTCCTTCCATCGATATATAGGGCATGTCGTCTCCATTGTACCCCTTTCAACGACTCTCATCAGCAATTAGCATCGCTTCCTTCCATCAGCTACCTTTGGCCGATGCTAGTGAACTTTGGGTGTGATATTTTCATggtaaacaaacaaaaaaaacataaatatatacatatgtactcCCACATACatctctatctctctctatatataattctctatctcaaaGTGCATACGTGGCATGACACTTTGCtcgccacatcatctttttcctacgtAAGCTGTCACCTGTGCATTCGTTTTGaagaaatacttaaaaatataatgcaacaatgtGGGAGCCATGAGTCGAACATCATACCTTCGACTATCAAGAAAAACATGCATGCCAAGTTGCAAACTTGTCTAAAACTCAGTTGGTGTCAAAATTCCATCCCAAAACTAGATATAGTAATActacgtacatatatatttaataaatatattatgaagtccttcacttgatggtttaacccacaagtgtagaatacaacaagtcaagtaagcactagataggactagtatgaatgcgacaagtcaagtaagcactagattggactagtattacaataaatataaatgcaagaatatatataaagtaatacgtacttaagcaatataaagataagtaagtaaagtaaatgatgagacacaatgtaatttttcaagtgtattctattta
This genomic window contains:
- the LOC122599055 gene encoding 1-aminocyclopropane-1-carboxylate oxidase homolog 1-like, whose product is MASSIVPPYDRLAEVKAFDETKAGVKGLVDAGIREIPRMFMHPPEILNPKAPAAVNCLEIIPTIDLGSTNRSSTVEKIRRASEDIGIFYVTNHGIPMSVMEEMLNGVRRFHEQDVEVKKKFYTRDASKAVVYNSNFDLYFSSVAGWRDTFASIMAPTPPPYEELPEVCRDIMMEYSNELKKLGVVIFRLISEALGLDPDYLGDMDCDKGFRLLCNYYPACPQPDLTMGVAPHTDPNFLTVLLQGEIGGLQILHQDQWVDVTPVPGSLVVNIGDLLQLLSNDKLKSLEHRAVAKEKGPRVSVACFFRSLETSRTYGPLKDFVSSDNPPRYRETTIEEYYFQHSLGKPIDDNIHRLQRLKL